The Desulfuromonas versatilis genome has a segment encoding these proteins:
- the cmoB gene encoding tRNA 5-methoxyuridine(34)/uridine 5-oxyacetic acid(34) synthase CmoB has product MERLLEHAERLGLGPWAGELAALIARKQRYIAGVDAKARRYLDTFASLPEGAPASVELASDRVRIGDPGDLDPASRETLRAALGDYRPWRKGPFALFGIELDAEWDSSLKWNRLREHIAPLAGRRVLDIGSSNGYYLFRMAAADPALALGIEPYLTNWFQFRLLQHYARVPQVYGLPVRFEELPDMAGYFDTVFSMGVLYHRRAPLETLAAMRRMLRRGGELVLETLVIPGEGELALCPAERYAKMNNVYFLPSVPCLEIWLRRAGFTAIRCVDVSRTTGAEQRKTEWVNTETLEDFLDPRDPEMTIEGYPAPRRALLIARNPG; this is encoded by the coding sequence ATGGAACGCCTGCTGGAGCACGCCGAGCGGCTCGGCCTGGGCCCCTGGGCAGGGGAGCTCGCCGCGCTGATTGCCCGCAAGCAGCGCTACATCGCCGGGGTCGACGCCAAGGCCAGGCGCTACCTGGACACCTTCGCCTCGCTTCCCGAGGGGGCGCCGGCCAGCGTCGAGCTGGCCTCGGACAGGGTGCGGATCGGCGATCCCGGGGATCTCGACCCTGCCTCCCGGGAGACCCTGCGGGCCGCCCTGGGCGATTACCGCCCCTGGCGCAAGGGGCCCTTCGCGCTGTTCGGCATCGAGCTGGACGCCGAATGGGATTCCTCGCTCAAGTGGAACCGCCTCAGGGAGCACATCGCGCCGCTGGCCGGGCGCCGGGTGCTGGATATCGGCAGCAGCAACGGCTACTACCTGTTCCGCATGGCCGCGGCCGACCCGGCCCTCGCCCTGGGGATCGAACCCTACCTGACCAACTGGTTCCAGTTCCGCCTGCTGCAGCACTACGCCCGGGTTCCCCAGGTCTACGGCCTGCCGGTGCGTTTCGAGGAGCTGCCGGACATGGCGGGCTACTTCGACACGGTCTTTTCCATGGGCGTGCTCTACCACCGGCGCGCCCCCCTGGAGACGCTGGCGGCCATGCGCCGGATGCTGCGCCGCGGCGGGGAGCTGGTGCTGGAAACCCTGGTCATTCCCGGCGAGGGGGAGCTGGCGCTGTGCCCCGCCGAGCGTTACGCCAAGATGAACAACGTCTATTTCCTGCCCAGCGTCCCCTGCCTGGAGATCTGGCTGCGGCGCGCCGGCTTCACCGCGATCCGCTGCGTCGACGTCAGTCGCACCACCGGCGCCGAACAGCGCAAGACCGAGTGGGTCAACACCGAAACGCTGGAGGACTTCCTCGACCCCCGCGACCCGGAAATGACCATCGAAGGCTATCCGGCGCCGCGGCGCGCCCTGCTGATCGCCCGCAACCCGGGCTGA
- the cmoA gene encoding carboxy-S-adenosyl-L-methionine synthase CmoA — protein MAQDKIYASPRERIIPFEFNEQVAGVFDDMLERSVPLYRETLLRQAQLAARFYQPGTRIYDLGCSNGNFGMALCAAMAGRPFRMVAVDTSQPMLDAYRRRLAERPEAALVSLAAEDIRSLPLENASVVVVNLTLQFLPVPDRDTLIRRIHSALAPGGILLLTEKITQQNPTLAQLQQEFYHCFKRDNGYSELEISQKREALENVLIPETLEVHCERLGRAGFGPVEVWLKWFNFAALVALRES, from the coding sequence ATGGCGCAGGACAAAATATACGCCTCCCCCCGGGAGAGGATCATCCCCTTCGAATTCAACGAGCAGGTCGCCGGCGTTTTCGACGACATGCTCGAGCGCTCGGTCCCCCTGTATCGCGAGACCCTGCTGCGCCAGGCCCAGCTGGCGGCCCGTTTCTACCAGCCTGGGACACGGATCTACGACCTGGGCTGCTCCAACGGCAATTTCGGCATGGCCCTGTGCGCCGCCATGGCCGGGCGGCCCTTCCGGATGGTGGCGGTGGACACTTCGCAGCCGATGCTCGACGCCTACCGGCGGCGGCTCGCCGAGCGGCCCGAGGCCGCCCTGGTGTCGCTGGCGGCCGAAGACATCCGCAGCCTGCCGCTGGAGAACGCCTCGGTGGTGGTGGTCAACCTCACCCTGCAGTTTCTGCCGGTGCCCGACCGCGACACCCTCATCCGGCGCATCCATTCGGCCCTGGCCCCCGGCGGCATCCTGCTGCTTACCGAGAAGATCACCCAGCAAAACCCGACGTTGGCCCAGCTGCAGCAGGAGTTCTACCACTGCTTCAAGCGGGACAACGGCTACTCGGAGCTGGAAATCAGCCAAAAGCGCGAGGCCCTGGAAAACGTGCTGATCCCCGAAACCCTGGAGGTTCACTGCGAGCGCCTGGGCCGGGCCGGTTTCGGGCCGGTCGAGGTGTGGCTCAAATGGTTCAACTTCGCGGCGCTGGTCGCTCTCCGGGAGTCCTGA
- a CDS encoding glycogen/starch/alpha-glucan phosphorylase: MDARRLYKSTPATDLTDLPPLGNDPESLIKDFRRFYSHHLGRDKNCRTAHYLYEALVLTLRERLMERWKNTRYAYQDSRCRRAYYMSLEYLMGRSLGNAVLNLGVVGEVGEALHQLGLELEELAEEEADAGLGNGGLGRLAACFLDSCATLQLPVLGYGIRYRYGMFRQSIRNGEQLEEPDHWLRDGNPWEIERPEFSQRVRFGGRSEVKRTADGRLSARWLDTQDVLAVPYDLPIPGYRNGTVNTLRLWSATATDEFDLGEFNAGSYPESVAAKNDAEKITMVLYPNDASESGKELRLRQQYFLASASLQDVLAQWIGTEGIDLASFADKNVFQLNDTHPAICVAELMRLLLDDHVLGWDEAWEITCRTMAYTNHTLLPEALEKWPVPLFEQLLPRLLEIIYEINARFLAEVSRRWPGDHERLRRMSIIEEGPVPMVRMAYLAIVGSFSVNGVAALHSKLLSEGLFRDFFELWPHKFNNKTNGVTPRRWLAWCNPGLTELITETLGEGWPAHLERLRELAPHADDGDFRRRWHQVKQQNKQRLAELVRSQCGVDFPLSAMFDVQVKRIHEYKRQLLNVLHVIHLYDRIKRGETTDWTPRCVLIGGKAAPGYFMAKRIIKLISNVAQVINSDPAVGDLLKVAFLPNYRVSAMELICPGTDLSEQISTAGKEASGTGNMKFMMNGALTIGTLDGANIEIREEVGDANFFLFGLTAEEVAEQRRHYDPWGIIGADRDLRRVVQLLQSGHFNQCEPGIFDPILHSLTSPQDPWLVLADFRSYVEAQRRAATAFRDRDVWTRMSILNTAFSGRFSTDRTMEEYNAQIWKLNPVPAAP, translated from the coding sequence ATGGACGCCAGACGCCTTTACAAAAGTACCCCGGCCACCGATCTGACCGATCTGCCGCCGCTGGGAAACGACCCGGAGAGTCTGATAAAGGATTTCCGCCGTTTTTATTCCCACCATCTGGGGCGGGACAAGAACTGCCGCACCGCCCACTACCTCTACGAGGCGCTGGTGCTGACTTTGCGCGAGCGGCTCATGGAGCGCTGGAAGAACACCCGCTACGCCTACCAGGACAGCCGCTGCCGGCGGGCCTACTACATGTCCCTGGAGTACCTGATGGGGCGTTCGCTGGGCAACGCCGTGCTCAACCTGGGGGTGGTCGGCGAAGTCGGTGAAGCCCTGCACCAGCTTGGCCTGGAGCTCGAGGAGCTGGCCGAGGAGGAGGCCGATGCCGGTCTCGGCAACGGCGGCCTGGGGCGGCTGGCGGCCTGTTTTCTCGACAGCTGCGCCACCCTGCAGCTGCCGGTGCTCGGCTACGGCATCCGCTACCGCTACGGGATGTTCCGCCAGTCGATCCGCAACGGCGAGCAGCTCGAGGAACCCGACCACTGGCTGCGTGACGGCAACCCCTGGGAGATCGAGCGCCCCGAATTTTCCCAGCGGGTGCGCTTCGGCGGCCGCAGCGAGGTCAAGCGCACCGCTGACGGCCGGCTCAGCGCGCGCTGGCTGGACACCCAGGACGTGCTGGCGGTCCCCTACGACCTCCCCATCCCCGGCTACCGCAACGGCACGGTGAACACCCTGCGGCTGTGGAGCGCCACCGCCACCGACGAGTTCGACCTCGGCGAGTTCAACGCCGGCTCCTACCCCGAGTCGGTGGCCGCCAAGAACGACGCCGAGAAAATCACCATGGTGCTCTACCCCAACGACGCTTCGGAGAGCGGCAAGGAGCTGCGCCTGCGCCAGCAGTACTTCCTGGCCTCGGCCAGCCTGCAGGACGTGCTGGCCCAGTGGATCGGCACCGAGGGGATCGACCTGGCGAGCTTCGCCGACAAGAACGTCTTCCAGCTCAACGACACCCACCCGGCGATCTGCGTCGCCGAACTGATGCGGCTGCTGCTCGACGATCACGTGCTGGGCTGGGACGAGGCCTGGGAGATCACCTGCCGCACCATGGCCTACACCAACCACACCCTGCTTCCCGAGGCCCTGGAGAAGTGGCCGGTGCCCCTCTTCGAGCAGCTGCTGCCGCGGCTGCTGGAGATCATCTACGAGATCAACGCCCGCTTCCTGGCCGAGGTCTCCCGCAGGTGGCCCGGCGACCACGAGCGGCTGCGGCGCATGTCGATCATCGAGGAGGGCCCGGTGCCGATGGTGCGCATGGCCTACCTGGCCATCGTCGGCAGCTTCTCGGTCAACGGCGTCGCCGCGCTGCACTCGAAGCTGCTCAGCGAAGGGCTGTTCCGCGATTTCTTCGAGCTTTGGCCGCACAAGTTCAACAACAAGACCAACGGCGTCACCCCGCGCCGCTGGCTGGCCTGGTGCAACCCGGGGCTGACGGAGCTGATCACTGAAACCCTGGGCGAGGGCTGGCCCGCCCACCTGGAGCGGCTGCGCGAACTCGCTCCCCATGCCGACGATGGCGATTTCCGCCGGCGCTGGCACCAGGTCAAGCAGCAGAACAAGCAGCGGCTGGCCGAACTGGTCCGCAGCCAGTGCGGGGTCGACTTCCCCCTTTCGGCCATGTTCGACGTGCAGGTCAAGCGCATCCACGAATACAAGCGCCAGCTGCTCAACGTGCTGCACGTCATCCACCTCTACGACCGCATCAAGCGCGGCGAGACCACCGACTGGACGCCGCGCTGCGTGTTGATCGGCGGCAAGGCGGCGCCGGGCTATTTCATGGCCAAGCGCATCATCAAGCTGATCAGCAACGTGGCCCAGGTGATCAACAGCGACCCGGCGGTCGGCGACCTGCTCAAGGTCGCCTTCCTGCCCAACTACCGGGTCTCGGCCATGGAGCTGATCTGCCCGGGCACCGACCTCTCGGAGCAGATCTCCACGGCCGGCAAGGAGGCCTCGGGCACCGGCAACATGAAGTTCATGATGAACGGCGCCTTGACCATCGGCACCCTCGACGGCGCCAATATCGAGATCCGCGAAGAGGTGGGCGACGCCAACTTCTTCCTGTTCGGGCTGACCGCCGAGGAGGTCGCCGAGCAGCGCCGCCATTACGATCCCTGGGGGATCATCGGTGCCGACCGGGACCTGCGCCGGGTGGTGCAGCTGCTGCAAAGCGGCCATTTCAACCAGTGTGAACCGGGGATTTTCGATCCCATCCTGCACTCGCTCACCAGCCCCCAGGACCCCTGGCTGGTGCTGGCCGATTTCCGCAGCTACGTCGAAGCCCAGCGCCGCGCCGCCACGGCCTTCCGGGACCGCGATGTCTGGACCCGCATGAGCATCCTCAACACCGCCTTCAGCGGCCGTTTTTCCACCGACCGGACCATGGAGGAGTACAACGCGCAAATCTGGAAGCTCAATCCGGTGCCGGCGGCTCCGTAA